The stretch of DNA GAGCCAACCAATTTAATGCTATTGTTTGTATTGTGGTTCTTCTTGTTGAATTTGCTGCAAACGTGGTTCTACACTGTCAATAATCGATTGTGTTTGCTGTGCAGCATTTTTATATAATTGCTTTGCCTGTTGATTATCTGTAGCCAATGCAAATGTTTCAAAGCTGGCCTGAGCACTTTTTAACCCGGCAATCGTCTGTTGGACTTCTGTACTTACTGTCATTACTTTTCCCTCATTCCTAATGAAAAATAACTTACAATAGCTATTATTTCTTTTTTACTTAGGATTATGATTATTATTATTGGTAATTTAAGAAGGGCAATAAAATAAATCGAGGAAAGATTACAAAAAGGATTATTTTTCGCGAGGGAGAATGTACCATATTAAATGATACTTGCAAAATAAATAATGAGTCGTTTAAGTTCACCCCCGTGTTTTAACGGGGGTGTACTATTTTATAATGGTAACAAGCGTATTTTTTCTTTACTATTAATTTCTTCAATCATTTGAACCCATTCCTGGGGCTTGTTAGATAGCACTGAATAATAGGTGGTTAAAAACTTCGCTACTAAAGAAGCTGGAATTTCAAATACATTCTCCTCAGTTGGCATAAAGCATAAATCAAGGCCTTTTACACCCTCTCCATCATTTTTCCAAGATGGGTGTAAATACGATAATTCAATGCGCTTATAGCCAAAATGTGATAGAACTTCACGGCGAACAAAAGGGTTCATTGGCTTAACTCCGCCAAACTCGTGATCGTCTAACTGATATGGATCATAAATTTCGGCGAACATGCCAAAAAGCTGATTTCCATTAGCATTAGCCAATTCCTCTAAATCCTTTTGACGATTTTGTGCTAAAAAACGGCCAATGCTTAATCCTGCATGTCCAATGATTGTAAAATCTGTCATAGCAATATTCCAATCAGGATAATATCTGTATTCAGTGGCTCCAACAACCTCATCATCATGGACAGCAACAAAAACGCGAATTCCTGGATCTTCTAATGGCTCCTTCCATAGTTCAAATTCTAGAACTTCTTCGGGAGGAAAAACTTCTTTCATCAAATCATGCATTTTCACAAATAAAGGATCTTCTATATTAGTTATTCTTCTATAATCCATATGCTTTTTCTCTCCTCTTCCCCTATTTAAATGGATTTTTCCATTCCATCAATACTGCATGATTATGAGATTCCTCATCATCTATATAGTCTTCAATTATGGATACAGGCGTTCTGCCACATTTAAGTAGAAAAGTAATAACAGGGTCCTTACTTTCTCCCTTGATAACGGATTCAACGTATTGAACTGGTGTCATCTTATCTGATTTTTGAGCATACCCTGGCATTCTTCCTCCACCAAGTAATCTTTCTAATCCAAGTTGGACGACAACCTGATACATCGCTTGCATCATATAATAACCAAGACCAAGCTTACGAAACTTCGGCCTTACACTAATATCAACGATATACAGAGTGTTACCTTGTGGATTATGATTTCTAATATAACCGCTATCCGTAATCTCTTCCCAATTATGTGAAGGATGTGTTGGATCAAAATCAACACAGACTCCTGTAATGGAGCCTGCTAATTGACCTTCTACCTCAACACAAAGTGCCCCTTCTGGAAATAATGTAGCATGATTCTTCAGCTGATTCTTATTCCACCATAATTCAGCTGGAAAAGGCGGAGGAAAGCATTCAGTCTGAATTTGGATCAGCTCATCAAAATCAGATTGCAAATAATTGCGAATGACAATAGGAATTGGCTTCTCCTGATTAAAGGCATAAAACTCGCTCTTATATGGCATTGTTATACCTCTTCAGTATTCAGTTTTTCCCAATCTGTATATAAGTCTACTCGGCGATCTCGCCAAGTTGTGACGGATCCTTTTTCCCGAACTTCGTATAAAAGACTTAAATCAAGGTCAGCCGTAATGATCATATCATCATTAATCTCCCCTTCCACCATAATTCCTTTTGGTGGGAATGGAACATCATTTGGCGTAATAACAGCTGCTTGACCAAAGTTGCCTCGCATGAAGTCCACAGTCGGCAAGGAACCAACTGTACCTGTGACAACAACATACACTTGATTTTCGATGGCACGCGCATGGCTAGTATAACGAACTCGATGAAATCCATGGCGGTCATCTGTACACGATGGACAGAAAATGACATCTGCTCCCTTTGCCTTGGCCATCCGAACGATTTCCGGAAATTCTATATCATAACAAGTGAGAATGGCAATTCGACCTTTGTCAGTATCAAAAACCTCTAATCCTTCACCAGGTGACATATTCCATTCTTCAACCTCTGTTGGTGTCATATGCAATTTCGCCTGTTCAGCGATTCTTCCATCTGGATAAAAA from Cytobacillus dafuensis encodes:
- a CDS encoding GNAT family N-acetyltransferase — translated: MDYRRITNIEDPLFVKMHDLMKEVFPPEEVLEFELWKEPLEDPGIRVFVAVHDDEVVGATEYRYYPDWNIAMTDFTIIGHAGLSIGRFLAQNRQKDLEELANANGNQLFGMFAEIYDPYQLDDHEFGGVKPMNPFVRREVLSHFGYKRIELSYLHPSWKNDGEGVKGLDLCFMPTEENVFEIPASLVAKFLTTYYSVLSNKPQEWVQMIEEINSKEKIRLLPL
- a CDS encoding DUF1657 domain-containing protein — its product is MTVSTEVQQTIAGLKSAQASFETFALATDNQQAKQLYKNAAQQTQSIIDSVEPRLQQIQQEEPQYKQ
- a CDS encoding GNAT family N-acetyltransferase, with translation MPYKSEFYAFNQEKPIPIVIRNYLQSDFDELIQIQTECFPPPFPAELWWNKNQLKNHATLFPEGALCVEVEGQLAGSITGVCVDFDPTHPSHNWEEITDSGYIRNHNPQGNTLYIVDISVRPKFRKLGLGYYMMQAMYQVVVQLGLERLLGGGRMPGYAQKSDKMTPVQYVESVIKGESKDPVITFLLKCGRTPVSIIEDYIDDEESHNHAVLMEWKNPFK
- a CDS encoding carbon-nitrogen hydrolase family protein; its protein translation is MKLRVSAVQYHLHTIHSFEDFAKQCEHYIKTAQEFGSEFVLFPEFFTTQLLSIGSHQGKNLTINELPGFTEQYRNLFSQLAKETNMHIIGGTHVINNNGRLNNVAHLFYPDGRIAEQAKLHMTPTEVEEWNMSPGEGLEVFDTDKGRIAILTCYDIEFPEIVRMAKAKGADVIFCPSCTDDRHGFHRVRYTSHARAIENQVYVVVTGTVGSLPTVDFMRGNFGQAAVITPNDVPFPPKGIMVEGEINDDMIITADLDLSLLYEVREKGSVTTWRDRRVDLYTDWEKLNTEEV